CTCAGGCATTGGATGCACAGTTATATTATACCGAATTTATTCTAGGATGCTTTAAAAGTGAGCTTAACCAGGTTTTAATATTAAAATAAACTTATGGAACGTAAAAATCAATATGCACTCATTACAGGGGCTACAAGTGGAATAGGCTATGAGCTTGCCAAAATTTTTGCCAAAAACGGATATGACCTGGTTATTGTTTCCAGAAATCATGATCAGCTCAAAATTAAAGCAGAAGAATTTAAAAGCTACGGAGTGAATGTGATCCCTATCTCCAAAAATCTTTTCCTGCAGGATGAAGCTTATTCTTTGTACTCTGAACTCAAAGCCAACGCCATTAGTCCGGAAATTTTGGTTAATGATGCAGGCCAGGGAGTTTATGGTAAATTTCAGGATACTGATATACACAGGGAAATAGATATCATCAACCTCAATATCACATCGGTGGTGATCCTGACTAAACTATTTTTAAAGGATCGCATATCCAAAGGAAGTGGAAAAATACTAAACCTGGCGTCCATTGCAAGCAAATCTCCCGGGCCCTGGCATTCCGTTTACCACGGTACTAAGGCATTTATATTATCATGGTCTGAAGCTATCCGTGAAGAACTGAAGGATACCGGAATTACTGTAACAGCCCTTTTACCGGGACCGACAGATACGGATTTCTTTAACAAAGCAGATATGACCAGGAGCAAGATCATGGAAGATAAAGAAAATTTTTCCTCTCCGGCAGATGTTGCCATGGATGGATTCAATGCTCTGATGAAAGGAGATGATAAGATCATTTCAGGGACAAGAAATAAGTTAAATGTTGCGATGCTTAATGTATCGACGGACAGCATGGCTGCTCAGAGAATGGGTGCCATGCAGGAGCCGGTTTCAGAAAAACACTAAAGATCATGGGAGAATTAAGATTAAACAACAAGTCGGTTCTTATCACAGGAGCTGACAGTGGCATTGGAAAAGCGGTTGCCTTGTTGTTTGCAAGGCAGGGAGCTAATATAGCCATCATTTACCATGCTGATGATGAGGATGCAGAAAAAACACAGAATGACATTATGATGATCGGCAGAAAATCAATCCTTTTTAGGGGAGATATCAATGACTATGAATTTTGTGAAAAGACGGCAGCGAAGGTTGCTGAAGAATTCGGAGGCATAGACATCCTCGTGAATAACGCAGGAGTTCAGTTTCCTGCAGAGGATATCGAACAATTGGAGGAAGAAAATATCAGAAAAACATTTGATTCCAACATTATCGGAATGATCCTGCTTACAAAAGTAGTTTTCCCTTATCTGAAAGAAGGGGGAAGTGTTATTAATACAACCTCTGCGGTGGCTTATCAGGGACACGAAGAACTGGTAGACTATTCTGCTACAAAAGGGGCAATTGTATCTTTTACCCGTTCCCTGGCATTACAGTCGAAATCCAAAGGAATCAGGATCAATGCTGTTGCACCGGGACCTGTAGCAACACCTCTTACCAAGGAAACTTTTGGTGAAGAAGAGGAGGATCCCAGCAAACCTCCGTTTGAGAGAAATGCAACTCCCGAAGAGGTTGCCTACAGTTTTTTATTCCTTGCCAGTACAGAATCTGCGCAGATTACGGGGCAGGTTTTACATCCTAACGGAGGACTTATTGTGAATGGATAAATGATATGAATGGAGTTATTATGCAATTTTTCCATTGGTATTATGAAGGAAACCTTTGGAAAGAGTTTTTAGAAAAAGCAGATGATCTAAAAGAACTGGGGATAACTGCCGTATGGTTTCCTCCTGCTACAAAAGGCGGGCTGGGTAAAGAGGGAAGAGGCTACGATGTATATGATCTATATGATTTAGGGGAATTTGATCAGAAGGGGACAGTAGCCACACGATATGGAACAAAAGAAGAATACCTTACCGCAATTCAAAAAGCGCATGATATTGGAATGTCGGTGTATGCGGATATCGTTCTTAACCACAGGATAGGAGGGGATGAAAAAGAAGATATCATCGTACATGAAGTAAACGGAGAAAACAGAAATGAAATGGTAGGAGATTCTTTTTCAGCATCGGCTTTCACGAAATTTACTTTTCCCGGGAGAAATGGAAAATACTCGGATTTCATATGGGATTTTCACTGTTTTAGTGGTATAGATACTATTGTTAAGGACAACAATGAAAAGCAGGGAGTTTTTAAAATCCACAATACGTCGGGGCAAGAATGGAATGACTCTGTCAGTCATCAGTTTGGAAATTACGATTATCTGATGGGTGCTGATGTTGAATACCGGAATCCGGAGGTTGTTACAGAAATGAAAAGATGGATTAAATGGTATGTGGATACGACTAAAGTAGACGGACTTCGTCTTGATGCGTTAAAACATATTTCCTATGATTTTTTAAAAGAATGGATTATCTACATAAAAACGGAGCTTAAGCCTGATATTTTTATTATGGGGGAATTGTGGAAAGATGAGGTAGTAAAAATCAACGACTTTTCTGAATTCATGGAAGACCTTTTATGCTATTTTGATGTTCCGTTGCATTACCATTTTTATAATGCCTCCAATGAAGAGGAGAAATATGATCTGAGAAATATTCTGGATGGCACTCTTTTAAGTCAGAATCCCAGATGCTCAGTTTCATTTGTGGAAAATCATGATACCCAAAAACTTCAGGCGTTGGAATCTGTCGTTAAAGATTGGTTTAAACCGATTGCCTATACATTGATCCTTATGAACGAAAATGCTTATCCATGTATTTTCTATCCGGACCTATACGGTGCTGAATATACTGACTTGTCAGAGGGCAAAGAAATTAAAGTTTCTATGCCTAAAGTTCATCTTTTGCCACTGCTTTTAAAAGCCCGGCAGGAATTTGCCCATGGTGAGCAGATCAACTATTTTGATGATCCGAACTGCATTGCATGGATGAGAAAAGGCGATGAAAAACACAAAGGATGTATCATCATCATTTCTAACAACGGTGAGGGGGCCAAAGAAATTGATCTGGGGAAAGAAAATGCTAATTCCGAATATTCCGATTTTCTTCAACAGAGAAAAGATAAAACAAAATCAGATGAGAACGGAAGGGCCGTTTTTAAAGTAAATGCCCGCTCTGTAAGCATCTGGATTCAAAAATAATATAAACCACCAAATACTTGTATTATGAAAACAACAGCAACGATCCTTTTAGGTATTTTTTGTCTCTTTTCTGCGGTTTCATGCAGATGCAATCTCGAAGAAGATGAGCCAAAGGCAAAATATAAAAGTCCGGATGTCGAAAATGACACCATCACTCTTAAAAAGTAGGGTGCATTAATAGTAATTTGGAATAACAACTTAAAACATCTATTATGTTTAGAGACGGCGTACGAAAAAGTATATGGCAGGAAGAAATCAGAAAATTCCCATCTAAAATCCATACAGACCCATTGTATGATGTAGCCATAGTAGGTGGCGGTATTACTGGTATTTCAACAGCAATGCGCCTGCAAAAGGCCGGCAAAAAGTGCATTATCCTGGAAGCCTCCAATATTGGCTTTGGAACAACGGGAGGCACCACTGCTCACCTGAATAATTTCTTTGATACCACCTATGCTGAAGCTATTAAAGATTTTGGATTAGATAATGCCATACTCTTAAAAAATGTAGGAATAGAAGCACTTCATATTATTAAAAACAATATCCATGAGTTTGATATTGATTGCGATTTCGAGATGAAAACCGGCTATCTTTTTGCTCTGGATGAAAAGCAGGAGAAGAAACTCGCTGATATTATAGAAGGCTCTTCAAAAGTAGGACATCGTATTGATTCTATTAACGATATTCCATTTCCCATCCCGTTTAAAGCAGCGGCAATTATTCCTGATCAGGCGCAATTTCATCCGGTTAAATATATAAAAAAACTTACCGAAGCTTTTATCGCCGCCGGTGGTGCGTTTATCGAAAAGTGCCTTTGTGAAAGCCATGAGGAGTTTGACGATATGGTGAGATTGCATACATCGAAAGGCATAATCAATGCCACACATGTAATTTATGCCACTCACATTCCTCCAGGGATTAACCAGCTTCATTTTATGAATGCACCTTATAGAAGTTATGCCATTGCATTTACCTTAAAAGGTGATTCATACCCGAAAGATCTTGGTTATGATCTGGTAGATCCGTATCATTATTACAGGATTCAGGAAATCGATGGGAAAAACCTTCTAATTGCAGGAGGGGAAGACCATAAAACAGGACATTCTGATGATACAGGAGTATGTTTTTCGAGGCTTGAAAATTATGTGCGTCAGTATTTTGACGTGGGGACAGCTCAATACAGTTGGTCCAGTCAGTATTACGAGCCGGTAGATGGCTTACCCTATATCGGAGTATTGCCGGGAAGTAAAGGTCGTATTTATACAGCAACGGGATTTCGGGGAAATGGGATGATCTTCGGAACGATTACCTCACAGATCTTAAGTGATTTAATTGTAAAAGGATCTAATAAATATGAGCAGCTTTTTTCTCCCGGAAGGATCAAACCGATCGCTGGATTTTCAACTTTTGTACAGGAGCAGGCAACTGTAGTGTTTGATTTTATTAAAGACAAATTACTCACTGAAAAAATAACTTCACTTTCGGAGATTAAAGACGGTGAAGCCAAGGTGATCCGATACGAAGGAGAGTCTTATGCGCTGTACAAAGAGAAAGGAGGGAGTTTACATATGGTAAAGAGTACCTGTCCGCATGCAAAATGTGAAGTAAGATGGAATAGTGCAGAGATCACTTGGGACTGCCCGTGTCACGGATCCCGTTTTAATGTTAATGGTAAGCTTCTTACGGGTCCTGCCGTGAAGGATTTGCAAAGAATAGAATCTTAATTTTAAAACTTACGGTCATGTCAAAAAATAATTTCTTTTACCGGAATAGTCTGAGTATTGTTTTAATTTCTTTAATGCTCATTTGTCTTTTGGGGCAGTTTTTAACTGGCTGGAATACTCAGAATAAAGAATTACTGGAGGAAGGAAATGCTACTCTCAGCCTGAGCGAATATGTATACAGCGGTCATTTCATTCAGGCGACTTTTGAAAACTGGGAAAGTGAATTCCTCCAGATGATGATCTATGTTTTACTGACGATTTCCCTTAGACAAAAGGGCTCCAGTGAATCCAAATCCCTGGAAGAAAAAGAAGATGTAGACAAGGAGCCTGTCCCACATCCAAAAGCACCCTGGCCTGTGAAGAAAGGAGGCATTTGGCTAAAAATGTATAAGCATTCTCTATCCATAGCCTTTGCCATTTTATTTCTCTTAAGCTTTGCACTGCATTTTTACGGTAGTCTCAAAGAGTACAATACGGAGCAGATCTCCAAGGAAAAACCTGTAATTACAGCATTTGATTATATAACGGAATCCCGTTTCTGGTTTGAATCATTTCAGAATTGGCAAAGCGAATTTCTAGCTGTTTTTTCTCTTGTTATTCTATCCATCTGGCTTAGGGAGAAAGGGTCACCAGAATCTAAACCCGTTGACATGGCTCATGACGAAAATCCCTGATTAATGTTAATGCAGCAAGGAAAGTAGAAATGTTTCATCCTTTGAACATCATTCCTTCCAACGGAAATGGGCTCAAATTTTAGAAGAACTAAAGTAAGTTGAATGAAAAGTTTTTAAGTAAGCATTTTAACAATCA
The sequence above is drawn from the Chryseobacterium daecheongense genome and encodes:
- a CDS encoding SDR family oxidoreductase: MERKNQYALITGATSGIGYELAKIFAKNGYDLVIVSRNHDQLKIKAEEFKSYGVNVIPISKNLFLQDEAYSLYSELKANAISPEILVNDAGQGVYGKFQDTDIHREIDIINLNITSVVILTKLFLKDRISKGSGKILNLASIASKSPGPWHSVYHGTKAFILSWSEAIREELKDTGITVTALLPGPTDTDFFNKADMTRSKIMEDKENFSSPADVAMDGFNALMKGDDKIISGTRNKLNVAMLNVSTDSMAAQRMGAMQEPVSEKH
- a CDS encoding SDR family oxidoreductase gives rise to the protein MGELRLNNKSVLITGADSGIGKAVALLFARQGANIAIIYHADDEDAEKTQNDIMMIGRKSILFRGDINDYEFCEKTAAKVAEEFGGIDILVNNAGVQFPAEDIEQLEEENIRKTFDSNIIGMILLTKVVFPYLKEGGSVINTTSAVAYQGHEELVDYSATKGAIVSFTRSLALQSKSKGIRINAVAPGPVATPLTKETFGEEEEDPSKPPFERNATPEEVAYSFLFLASTESAQITGQVLHPNGGLIVNG
- a CDS encoding alpha-amylase — encoded protein: MNGVIMQFFHWYYEGNLWKEFLEKADDLKELGITAVWFPPATKGGLGKEGRGYDVYDLYDLGEFDQKGTVATRYGTKEEYLTAIQKAHDIGMSVYADIVLNHRIGGDEKEDIIVHEVNGENRNEMVGDSFSASAFTKFTFPGRNGKYSDFIWDFHCFSGIDTIVKDNNEKQGVFKIHNTSGQEWNDSVSHQFGNYDYLMGADVEYRNPEVVTEMKRWIKWYVDTTKVDGLRLDALKHISYDFLKEWIIYIKTELKPDIFIMGELWKDEVVKINDFSEFMEDLLCYFDVPLHYHFYNASNEEEKYDLRNILDGTLLSQNPRCSVSFVENHDTQKLQALESVVKDWFKPIAYTLILMNENAYPCIFYPDLYGAEYTDLSEGKEIKVSMPKVHLLPLLLKARQEFAHGEQINYFDDPNCIAWMRKGDEKHKGCIIIISNNGEGAKEIDLGKENANSEYSDFLQQRKDKTKSDENGRAVFKVNARSVSIWIQK
- a CDS encoding FAD-dependent oxidoreductase; amino-acid sequence: MFRDGVRKSIWQEEIRKFPSKIHTDPLYDVAIVGGGITGISTAMRLQKAGKKCIILEASNIGFGTTGGTTAHLNNFFDTTYAEAIKDFGLDNAILLKNVGIEALHIIKNNIHEFDIDCDFEMKTGYLFALDEKQEKKLADIIEGSSKVGHRIDSINDIPFPIPFKAAAIIPDQAQFHPVKYIKKLTEAFIAAGGAFIEKCLCESHEEFDDMVRLHTSKGIINATHVIYATHIPPGINQLHFMNAPYRSYAIAFTLKGDSYPKDLGYDLVDPYHYYRIQEIDGKNLLIAGGEDHKTGHSDDTGVCFSRLENYVRQYFDVGTAQYSWSSQYYEPVDGLPYIGVLPGSKGRIYTATGFRGNGMIFGTITSQILSDLIVKGSNKYEQLFSPGRIKPIAGFSTFVQEQATVVFDFIKDKLLTEKITSLSEIKDGEAKVIRYEGESYALYKEKGGSLHMVKSTCPHAKCEVRWNSAEITWDCPCHGSRFNVNGKLLTGPAVKDLQRIES